Proteins co-encoded in one Scylla paramamosain isolate STU-SP2022 chromosome 43, ASM3559412v1, whole genome shotgun sequence genomic window:
- the LOC135093708 gene encoding thymidylate synthase-like isoform X3: MTWSVRAFSMPTPHEKTEDLVQEVEVNPGKSHIGVSESPVKHDEHQYLNLIRTILKTGNRKEDRTGTGTISLFGAQMRFSLRDDVFPLLTTKRVFWRGVAEELLWFIRGSTNAKELQERGVHIWDGNSSREFLDKMGFTDREEGDLGPVYGFQWRHFGAPYSNLNSDYTGQGVDQLQNVIDTIRNNPNDRRIIMCAWNVADIDKMALPPCHCLCQFYVANGELSCQLYQRSADMGLGVPFNIASYALLTYMIAHITDLKPGDFVHTLGDAHVYSNHCEALEEQIKREPKPFPKLRIKRKITSIDDFKMEDFELEGYKPHPKIKMDMAV; this comes from the exons ATGACTTG GAGTGTCAGAGCCTTCAGTATGCCGACACCTCATGAAAAGACAGAGGACCTGGTGCAGGAGGTAGAAGTGAATCCTGGCAAGTCTCACATTGGTGTCAGTGAG AGTCCTGTGAAGCATGATGAGCACCAATATCTGAATTTAATTAGAACAATCCTGAAGACAGGCAACAGGAAGGAGGACCGGACTGGCACAGGCACAATTTCCTTGTTTGGGGCACAAATGAGGTTTTCACTCCGAGATG ATGTGTTCCCCCTGCTGACCACCAAGAGAGTGTTCTGGCGTGGTGTGGCGGAGGAGCTGTTGTGGTTCATCCGTGGCTCTACCAATGCCAAGGAGCTGCAGGAGAGGGGTGTCCACATCTGGGATGGCAACTCATCGAGGGAGTTCCTGGACAAGATGGGCTTCACAGACCGGGAGGAGGGTGACCTTGGGCCTGTGTATGGGTTCCAGTGGCGGCATTTTGGGGCACCTTACTCAAACTTGAATTCAGACTACACTGGCCAGGGAGTGGACCAGCTGCAGAAT GTAATTGACACCATAAGGAACAACCCCAATGACAGACGCATCATTATGTGTGCCTGGAATGTGGCGGACATTGACAAGATGGCCCTGCCACCCTGCCACTGCCTCTGTCAGTTCTATGTTGCCAATGGGGAGTTGTCTTGCCAGCTGTACCAGAGATCTGCTGACATGGGGCTTGGTGTTCCCTTCAACATAGCCAGTTATGCCTTGCTCACCTATATGATTGCTCACATCACTGACTTGAAG CCTGGAGACTTTGTGCACACTCTTGGTGATGCACATGTGTACAGCAACCACTGTGAGGCCCTGGAGGAGCAGATCAAGAGGGAGCCGAAGCCTTTTCCCAAGCTGAGGATCAAGAGGAAAATTACATCCATTGATGACTTCAAGATGGAGGACTTTGAGCTTGAAGGATACAAGCCTCATCCCAAGATCAAAATGGACATGGCTGTGTGA
- the LOC135093708 gene encoding thymidylate synthase-like isoform X1, producing MKCCQGREANSKVAVASCETTQQQRLQGCQKVKLTCTNFCQFVCSVVRSVRAFSMPTPHEKTEDLVQEVEVNPGKSHIGVSESPVKHDEHQYLNLIRTILKTGNRKEDRTGTGTISLFGAQMRFSLRDDVFPLLTTKRVFWRGVAEELLWFIRGSTNAKELQERGVHIWDGNSSREFLDKMGFTDREEGDLGPVYGFQWRHFGAPYSNLNSDYTGQGVDQLQNVIDTIRNNPNDRRIIMCAWNVADIDKMALPPCHCLCQFYVANGELSCQLYQRSADMGLGVPFNIASYALLTYMIAHITDLKPGDFVHTLGDAHVYSNHCEALEEQIKREPKPFPKLRIKRKITSIDDFKMEDFELEGYKPHPKIKMDMAV from the exons ATGAAGTGTTGTCAGGGAAGAGAGGCAAACAGTAAGGTGGCTGTAGCTTCATGTGAAACAACACAGCAGCAGCGACTGCAAGGTTGTCAGAAAGTGAAGCTGACATGCACTAACTTCTGCCAGTTTGTCTGTagtgtggtgag GAGTGTCAGAGCCTTCAGTATGCCGACACCTCATGAAAAGACAGAGGACCTGGTGCAGGAGGTAGAAGTGAATCCTGGCAAGTCTCACATTGGTGTCAGTGAG AGTCCTGTGAAGCATGATGAGCACCAATATCTGAATTTAATTAGAACAATCCTGAAGACAGGCAACAGGAAGGAGGACCGGACTGGCACAGGCACAATTTCCTTGTTTGGGGCACAAATGAGGTTTTCACTCCGAGATG ATGTGTTCCCCCTGCTGACCACCAAGAGAGTGTTCTGGCGTGGTGTGGCGGAGGAGCTGTTGTGGTTCATCCGTGGCTCTACCAATGCCAAGGAGCTGCAGGAGAGGGGTGTCCACATCTGGGATGGCAACTCATCGAGGGAGTTCCTGGACAAGATGGGCTTCACAGACCGGGAGGAGGGTGACCTTGGGCCTGTGTATGGGTTCCAGTGGCGGCATTTTGGGGCACCTTACTCAAACTTGAATTCAGACTACACTGGCCAGGGAGTGGACCAGCTGCAGAAT GTAATTGACACCATAAGGAACAACCCCAATGACAGACGCATCATTATGTGTGCCTGGAATGTGGCGGACATTGACAAGATGGCCCTGCCACCCTGCCACTGCCTCTGTCAGTTCTATGTTGCCAATGGGGAGTTGTCTTGCCAGCTGTACCAGAGATCTGCTGACATGGGGCTTGGTGTTCCCTTCAACATAGCCAGTTATGCCTTGCTCACCTATATGATTGCTCACATCACTGACTTGAAG CCTGGAGACTTTGTGCACACTCTTGGTGATGCACATGTGTACAGCAACCACTGTGAGGCCCTGGAGGAGCAGATCAAGAGGGAGCCGAAGCCTTTTCCCAAGCTGAGGATCAAGAGGAAAATTACATCCATTGATGACTTCAAGATGGAGGACTTTGAGCTTGAAGGATACAAGCCTCATCCCAAGATCAAAATGGACATGGCTGTGTGA
- the LOC135093708 gene encoding thymidylate synthase-like isoform X2: MALLRRGLFYSCVTTNWSVRAFSMPTPHEKTEDLVQEVEVNPGKSHIGVSESPVKHDEHQYLNLIRTILKTGNRKEDRTGTGTISLFGAQMRFSLRDDVFPLLTTKRVFWRGVAEELLWFIRGSTNAKELQERGVHIWDGNSSREFLDKMGFTDREEGDLGPVYGFQWRHFGAPYSNLNSDYTGQGVDQLQNVIDTIRNNPNDRRIIMCAWNVADIDKMALPPCHCLCQFYVANGELSCQLYQRSADMGLGVPFNIASYALLTYMIAHITDLKPGDFVHTLGDAHVYSNHCEALEEQIKREPKPFPKLRIKRKITSIDDFKMEDFELEGYKPHPKIKMDMAV, translated from the exons ATGGCCTTGTTACGAAGAGGATTATTTTACTCCTGTGTGACCACCAACTG GAGTGTCAGAGCCTTCAGTATGCCGACACCTCATGAAAAGACAGAGGACCTGGTGCAGGAGGTAGAAGTGAATCCTGGCAAGTCTCACATTGGTGTCAGTGAG AGTCCTGTGAAGCATGATGAGCACCAATATCTGAATTTAATTAGAACAATCCTGAAGACAGGCAACAGGAAGGAGGACCGGACTGGCACAGGCACAATTTCCTTGTTTGGGGCACAAATGAGGTTTTCACTCCGAGATG ATGTGTTCCCCCTGCTGACCACCAAGAGAGTGTTCTGGCGTGGTGTGGCGGAGGAGCTGTTGTGGTTCATCCGTGGCTCTACCAATGCCAAGGAGCTGCAGGAGAGGGGTGTCCACATCTGGGATGGCAACTCATCGAGGGAGTTCCTGGACAAGATGGGCTTCACAGACCGGGAGGAGGGTGACCTTGGGCCTGTGTATGGGTTCCAGTGGCGGCATTTTGGGGCACCTTACTCAAACTTGAATTCAGACTACACTGGCCAGGGAGTGGACCAGCTGCAGAAT GTAATTGACACCATAAGGAACAACCCCAATGACAGACGCATCATTATGTGTGCCTGGAATGTGGCGGACATTGACAAGATGGCCCTGCCACCCTGCCACTGCCTCTGTCAGTTCTATGTTGCCAATGGGGAGTTGTCTTGCCAGCTGTACCAGAGATCTGCTGACATGGGGCTTGGTGTTCCCTTCAACATAGCCAGTTATGCCTTGCTCACCTATATGATTGCTCACATCACTGACTTGAAG CCTGGAGACTTTGTGCACACTCTTGGTGATGCACATGTGTACAGCAACCACTGTGAGGCCCTGGAGGAGCAGATCAAGAGGGAGCCGAAGCCTTTTCCCAAGCTGAGGATCAAGAGGAAAATTACATCCATTGATGACTTCAAGATGGAGGACTTTGAGCTTGAAGGATACAAGCCTCATCCCAAGATCAAAATGGACATGGCTGTGTGA
- the LOC135093708 gene encoding thymidylate synthase-like isoform X4, with amino-acid sequence MPTPHEKTEDLVQEVEVNPGKSHIGVSESPVKHDEHQYLNLIRTILKTGNRKEDRTGTGTISLFGAQMRFSLRDDVFPLLTTKRVFWRGVAEELLWFIRGSTNAKELQERGVHIWDGNSSREFLDKMGFTDREEGDLGPVYGFQWRHFGAPYSNLNSDYTGQGVDQLQNVIDTIRNNPNDRRIIMCAWNVADIDKMALPPCHCLCQFYVANGELSCQLYQRSADMGLGVPFNIASYALLTYMIAHITDLKPGDFVHTLGDAHVYSNHCEALEEQIKREPKPFPKLRIKRKITSIDDFKMEDFELEGYKPHPKIKMDMAV; translated from the exons ATGCCGACACCTCATGAAAAGACAGAGGACCTGGTGCAGGAGGTAGAAGTGAATCCTGGCAAGTCTCACATTGGTGTCAGTGAG AGTCCTGTGAAGCATGATGAGCACCAATATCTGAATTTAATTAGAACAATCCTGAAGACAGGCAACAGGAAGGAGGACCGGACTGGCACAGGCACAATTTCCTTGTTTGGGGCACAAATGAGGTTTTCACTCCGAGATG ATGTGTTCCCCCTGCTGACCACCAAGAGAGTGTTCTGGCGTGGTGTGGCGGAGGAGCTGTTGTGGTTCATCCGTGGCTCTACCAATGCCAAGGAGCTGCAGGAGAGGGGTGTCCACATCTGGGATGGCAACTCATCGAGGGAGTTCCTGGACAAGATGGGCTTCACAGACCGGGAGGAGGGTGACCTTGGGCCTGTGTATGGGTTCCAGTGGCGGCATTTTGGGGCACCTTACTCAAACTTGAATTCAGACTACACTGGCCAGGGAGTGGACCAGCTGCAGAAT GTAATTGACACCATAAGGAACAACCCCAATGACAGACGCATCATTATGTGTGCCTGGAATGTGGCGGACATTGACAAGATGGCCCTGCCACCCTGCCACTGCCTCTGTCAGTTCTATGTTGCCAATGGGGAGTTGTCTTGCCAGCTGTACCAGAGATCTGCTGACATGGGGCTTGGTGTTCCCTTCAACATAGCCAGTTATGCCTTGCTCACCTATATGATTGCTCACATCACTGACTTGAAG CCTGGAGACTTTGTGCACACTCTTGGTGATGCACATGTGTACAGCAACCACTGTGAGGCCCTGGAGGAGCAGATCAAGAGGGAGCCGAAGCCTTTTCCCAAGCTGAGGATCAAGAGGAAAATTACATCCATTGATGACTTCAAGATGGAGGACTTTGAGCTTGAAGGATACAAGCCTCATCCCAAGATCAAAATGGACATGGCTGTGTGA